The Brachyspira hyodysenteriae ATCC 27164 sequence ATCATACTGAGGCAATGGACAGAGCTATGGAAGGCGGAATTGATGATGTTGGTATAGGTGTATTATTTGGGCTTTATAATTATAAATATGATTTTACTGCTATGCTTTATCATGCTAAACATTTGGAAGATACTTTTGGATGCGGACCTCATACTATAAGTGTACCTAGAATAAGACCTGCTGATGATGTTGATGTGAAAAATTTTCATAATGCTATTACTGATAGCTTATTCAAAAAGATAGTTGCTGTTTTAAGAATAGCTGTTCCTTATACTGGAATAATAGTTTCTACAAGAGAGAGTCAGAAATCAAGAGAAGAAGTTTTGGAAGTTGGAGTTTCTCAAATAAGTGGAGGATCAAGAACAAGCGTTGGAGGATATGTTGAAGAGGAAGAAGAAAACTCCAAACAGTTTGAAATTTCTGATAACCGTTCTCTTGATGATATTATAAAATGGCTTTCTGATATAGATTATCTTCCTAGCTTCTGTACTGCTTGTTATAGAGAGGGAAGAACAGGTGACAGATTCATGGCATTTGCTAAAAGCGGACAAATAAAAAATTTCTGTCAGGCTAATGCTATAATAACTTTAAAAGAATATGAGAATGATTATGCTAAAGAAGAAACTAAAAAATCTATAGATAAAGTTATAATAAATGAAATAGAGAAAGTACCTAATGAAAAGGTAAAGGCTAAATTAGTAGATTCTTTAAAAGGCATAGACGAGGGAAGAAGAGATTTTAAATTTTAATTTAGGGTTACTCATTTTATAATTTATTCAGTTTTCTTAATTGTTTGTAATGATTAAGAAAACTGAATTAATTTTATTTATAAATAGGATGTGTGAAAAAATATGAATGATACACCAAATTCAAATAGAACTCATATTGCAATATTTGGAAGAAGAAATGCAGGTAAATCTAGTATTATAAATGCTATTGCCAATCAGTATATAGCAATAGTTTCCAATACTGCAGGAACAACTACTGATCCGGTTAAAAAAGCTATAGAAATAAATGGTATAGGTGCATGTACTATTGTTGACACTGCAGGCTTTGATGATGATGGAGAGCTTGGAGCTTTAAGAATAGAAAGAACAAAAAAAATAATGGAGTCATCTGATATAGCTTTATTTGTTTTTGATGCTAGTTTTATAAATAATGATTATTCATTAGAGCTTAAATGGAAAAATAAACTTGAAAGTTTAGAGATACCAATTATAGCAGTTTTAAATAAAATAGATTTAAATGCTGATTATAAAAATATAGAACAAAATATAAAAGAAATTTTTAATTTAGAAACTGTTTCAATAAGTGCTTATAATAAAATTAATATAGATAAATTAATTGATGCTATAAAATTAACGATTCCAAAAACAGAAGAAATAAGTATAACAGGACATATAATAAAAGAGGATGATATAGTAATGCTTGTTATGCCACAGGATATTCAAGCTCCTAAAGGCAGACTTATTCTTCCTCAAGTTCAAACTATAAGAGATATTTTGGATAATAAAGCTGTGATAATTGCTTCGACATTTGATAAGTTTGAAAATGCATTAAAAGCATTAAGCAAAGCACCTAAAGTAATAATAACAGATTCCCAGGTTTTTAAAGAGGTAGAAAAATTAAAACCTAAAGAAAGTTTATTAACTTCTTTTTCAGTTCTTTTTGCACGTTATAAAGGAGATGAGAAAATCTATAAAAAAGGTGCTGATTTTATAGATAATTTAACAAAGGACAGTAAAATATTAATAGCAGAAAGCTGTACTCATATACCATTGGAAGGAGATATAGGCAGAGTAAAAATTCCAAATTTATTAAAAAATAAATTTGGTTTTGAATTTGATATAGATTATGTTGCAGGTAATGATTTTCCAAATGATTTATCGAAATATGATTTGGTTATACATTGCGGAGGATGCATGGGTACTAGAAAACATATTTTAAATAGAATAAGAATATGCGAAGAGCAGAATATACCTATAACTAATTACGGTATGACTATAGCAAAGATTAATGGAGTTCAATATATATAATAATTTAAAAAAGGGAATATAAACTTGATTAATATAAATAAAGCAAAAGAAATTATTAATAAAATAGAAATAGAAGAAAAAATATCAAAAGAAGATGCTTTAACTCTATTATCATCTTTTGAATATGATAATAATATCAATATAAAAAAATTAAATGAAGAAGAAAAAGTAGAAGTAAAGAACTTAAAAGAATATCTAAGACTAAAAGCAAGAGAAAAAGCTGATAAAGTATTCGGAAAATATGTTTTTATGCGCGGGCTTATAGAGTTTACTAATTATTGTAAGAATGACTGTATATACTGCGGGATAAGAAAAAGTAATAAAAATGCAGAGAGATACAGACTTGATAAAGAAGATATTTTATCATGCTGCGAACTTGGTTATGAAATAGGATTTAGAACTTTTGTACTTCAGGGCGGTGAAGACCCTTATTATAATTTAGAAATTATGTCTGATATAGTTGAAGCAATTAAAACAAAATATCCGGATTGTGCTTTGACATTATCAATAGGCGAAAAAGAAGAAGAGTATTATAAAGCATTAAAAGAAAAAGGTGCTAATAGATTTTTGCTTAGACATGAAACTTCTGATGATATTCACTATTCAAAACTTCACCCTACAGATATGAGTTTAGAAAATAGAAAAAAATGTTTAAGAACTTTAAAAAAATTAGGATATCAAACAGGTACAGGTATAATGGTTGGAAGTCCTCATCAAACTTTAGAAAATATAGCTGATGATTTTGTTTTTATGCAGGAGATAAAACCTGAAATGATAGGTATAGGGCCTTTTCTTCCGCATAAAGATACTCCTTTTGCCAATGAAAAAAAAGGAGAGTTGGAACTTACGTTAATACTCATAAGTATACTTCGTCTAATTTTTCCATTGTCTTTGATACCTGCTACCACTGCTTTAGGTACTATTAAAGAAGGCGGACGTGAAATGGGTATACTTTGCGGGGCAAATGTTGTTATGCCTAATTTATCTCCTATGAGTGTGAGAAAAAAATATTTGCTTTATAATGATAAGCTTGCTACAGGTACTGAATCTGCTGAAGGAGTTAAAAGCCTTAGAATCAATATGGAAAATATTGGATATATTCTTACAGGTATGAGAGGGGATTTTGATATTAACAGACATAGTTAAATCTTTATAAAAAATAAAATTATATATTTACATATAAGCTATTATATATTAAAATAATATGATTATATTAATAAGAGTAAAGATTAGTTATGAAAAATATTTTTAATAATAAACTTAATAATCCAAGTAATCCTAATAAAACTTTTATTCAGGCTATAGATGAGTTTTTAAGAAGAATATCAAATTTAATAGCGATAGCAGGATCTATATTTGCAATATTTGTTCTTTTAATGCAGGTAAGACAAATTAATGTTTATAACTTTTACATATATAATTATGATAAGATTATTAATATCATAACAATATGTTTTGTATTTATACTTATAGATCAAATAAGAATAGCACCTAGGAAACTTTATATAGTTGTGCCGATTATTCAGCTTATAGGTTTATTACTTTTAAATTTTTTCAGCAGAAAATATTATGATGTATATGCAAATAGAATAATATGGACTATAGCAGGTTCTATACTTTTCTTTTTAGTTATAGTAATAAATTGGCTTAGGCTTTCATACTCTAAGTTTACATTATATCAGATGATTATAGCTTCTTTTATATTTGTTATAACATTAGGAAGTTTGCTTTTATATTTGCCTTTGAGTACAGTAACAGGTAAATTATCATTTGTAGATGCTTTGTTTACAGCTACTAGTGCGGTATGCGTTACGGGGCTTAGTGTTATAGATATTTCAAAAGAGTTTACTCTTTTTGGACAGATTGTATTGATTACTCTTATTCAAATAGGAGGACTTGGTATTATGTCCATATCTGCAATAGTACTTTTATTTTCTATAAGTAAAGGTAGTGTACAGGATAGGGTAAGAACTTTGGAAATGTTTAATACACAGAATAAAGATATAATACAGTCTACTATAAAAGTGATTTTTTTATCCACATTTTTAATAGAATTATTGGGTGCCGTTTCTCTATTTACTGTTATAGATACTAATGATAGATTAGGAATGCGTATATTTTCTTCGGTATTTCACTCTATAAGTGCATTTTGTAATGCAGGTTTTTCTCTTTACACTGATAATCTTCATCAATATTCTGCTAATGTTGTAGTTAATGTTACTATTATGCTGCTTATAACTCTTGGAGGTATAGGATATCCTGTTATGCTTACTGTTACTAGGGCTATCATTAATAAATTCAAAGGTAAAAGATATGTATTTGACGTTCAGGCTAGAATAGTAATATTTACAAGTATTCTTCTTATAATTCTTGGAAGTGCATTTATTTTCTTTAATGAGTATTCAAATTCATTGAAAGATTTGCCTTTAAAAGAAAAAATATTGGTTTCTTTATTTCAAAGTGTAAGTCCAAGAACAGCAGGTTTTGAAACAATCGCTTATAGTTCTATGAGCAGTGTTACTATAGGAGTTGTTATATTTTTAATGTTTGTAGGAGCTTCTCCTAACAGTACAGGCGGCGGTGTAAAAACTACTACTTTATTTGTATTTATGTTTTCAGTAATAACAGCAATTTTTAACAGACCATATATTGTAGTTAATGGCAGAAAAATAAAAGATGATACAGTTAATAAGTCAGTTGCCATAGTTACACTTGCAATAGCTATTTCTGTATTAGCTTCATTTATCATGTTTTATATAGAAAAATCAAATAGTATGATGCCTATACTTTTTGAGGCAGTATCAGCAATAAGCACAGTAGGACTTTCTCTTGGTATAACACCAACTGTTACAATATGGAGTAAATTGATACTTATTGTTTTAATGTTTATTGGTAGGGTAGGTTATCTTACTTTGTTTATGAGTATAGGTTCTATTAATCAAGGAAAATACGGTATAATAGATTTACCTACAGGCGAGGTAACTATAGGATAATTATGTCTGAAATTATTATTGTATGCGGTGCCGGAGGTAAAACCTCTTATATAAGACAAATAGCAGAAGATAATAAAGATAAAAAAGTAGTAATCACAACCACTACTAAAATATTCAAACCTAAAAACTATACAGAAACTATAAATAATCATTCCTTTGATAATGATAATATTATTGTACTTGGAAAAGAGTATGATGAAAAAAAATTAATGTATGCTGGTGATGTAGAGTTAGAGAATGCAATTAAATATGCTGACATTGTTTTAATAGAGGCTGATGGGGCAAAATACCATCCTTTGAAAATACCTAATGCTGAAGAGCCTGTTATACCAAAGTTCTTATATGCAAGAATATCTCAAATAGTTATTATTATGGGGCTTCATAGCTTAGGAAGAAAATTTAAAGAGGTTTGTTTCAGATATAATTTATGCAGTGAAATAGAGCCTGAAAGAATAGTTGATTTAGATACTATTAATTATATAGCTGATAAATATTATATTAATAAACTTAGATGTAAATGCAGTAATATAAAACTATATTTAAATGATTTTTCAAAGAATAATTATATTTATTATAAAAAAACAGCTTTTATTATATTAGCATCTGGTAAGAGTGAGCGTTTCAATGGTAACAAATTAATTCATAAATTCAAATCCCTTGATAATAAAACATTATTTGAAAAAACAATAGATAAAATATCTGATGTGAGAAAATTATTTAAAGAAAATGAAAAGCTAAAAAATATAGAAACTTTTGTAATAGTTGTAAGCGTATATGATGATATAATAAATAAAAAATTTGAAAATAAAGATTATTATGCTTTTTATAATGATAATCGTAATGAAGGAATAAGTGCTTCTATAAAACTAGGCATTAATGAGGCATTAAAATTAAAAGCCGATTCTTTTGCTTTTTTTGTATGCGACATGCCTTTTCTAGAAAGTAATGATATATTCAATATGTTAAAATATTTTTATTATAGTCATAAAAATATAGGTGCTATGTTCACAGATAACAGACCTTCTAATCCTGCTATTTTTTCATCTAAGTATATTAATGATATTTTGAGTTTAGAAAATGATGTTGGTGCAATTAGAATTATAAAAAAGAATATAGAAGATTGTTTTTTTTATACTATAGATGAAAATAAATTAAAAGATATAGATACAAGAGAAGATTTATTATAAAATATTTTAGTTAATAAAAGTAAGTAATTAATAAAAGAAAAAGCATAAGCTATAAATAATAACTTATGCTTTTATATATTAAAAGATATTTTTAATTATTTTTTAGCTTCCTCTTTAGGAAGAATAACGTTAAGTATAATAGCAACACAAGTAGCTATAACAACAGGGCTGCTTCCGAATACAGTTTTAGCCCAAGCAGGGAAAGTATCTAAAGCACCGCCAACCTGAACAGTACCCATACCTAAAGCAACAGCAAGTCCAACTATTAATGTGTTTCTAGGTCCCATATTTTCAGTGAATACCAATTTAATACCAGTCATAGCGATAGAAGCAAATACCATTATAGTAGCTCCTCCTAATACACAAGAAGGTATTGTAGTAAGTAAAGCAGAGAATTTAGGGAATAAACCAGCTATTAATATTATGATAGCAGCTATACCTAAAACGATTCTGTTAATAACTTTAGTAGTAACAACTATACCAACGTTCTGACTGTAAGTAGCAGTTGGCAAACAACCGAATACAGAACATAACATGTTAGTAAGACCATAAGCAGTGATACCGCATTTTAATTCTTGGTCAGTAGGCATTCTTCCTATAGGGCTTCCTGAAGTAGTAGCAGAGAAGTCTCCTATTGCCTGAACAGAGTTAACAGCAAATAAAAGAGCTATAGCGATAGCAGCAGAAGGGTCAAACTCTATTCCGAAAGGTATAAGTTTAGGTGCTTGGAAAACTCCGGCATTAACAACACTTGCAAAGTTTATCATGCCAAAGAAGAAAGCAGCTATATATCCTACTATTAAACCGAATAATACAGAAGCTAATTTTAAGAATCCTTTAGTAAATTGGTTGAAGAAAATAACTGCTACAAGAGTTATACCAGCAACAGCCCAATACTGCCAAGAACCGAAAGGAACAACTTCACCATTTATTTTGTACAAAGTACTTCCGCCAGCCATATATCTAACAGCTGTAGGATATAGAGAAAGACCAACAGTGAAAACTACTGTACCAGCAATTAGAGGTGGGAATAATTTCCTTATTTTATCAACAGCAAAACCAAATACTATAGCGATTATACCGCCTATGATTTGAGCTCCAAAAATTATTGCAAGTCCTCTAACACCAAGACCAGTACCTTCAGGGCCTCTAGCAATAGACTGCATAGTTGATACATAAGCAAAACTAACACCCATTATCATAGGAAGTCTAGCACCTATATGATAGTTTTTTGTAATAGGTATAGGAAATAACATAATAATAGTTGAAATAGCAGCAAATACTAAAGATGATTGTACTAGCAATATTTGCTCTGGACTTCCGCTTTTAAGACCAGCAGCAGAGGATACGATAAGAGCTGGCGTAACACAACCAACGATCATTGCTACTACGTGCTGAATAGCTAACGGAAAAGCTTGAGACATTTTTGGCATACCTTCGTATTGAAACAAAACGTCTTGAGTTTTTTCATTTGTACTCATAATTAACTCCAATTTTTTATTATATTTTATAGATTTATATTATCTAAAAAATATTCTATTAAATTTAAAGCACATTTCTTCCTATATAAAGCTGTTGACCTAGCACTGTTTCTAGGATTCATAATTGAAGAATATGCTTCCTGTATAGATTTGATATTATTTTTCCATTCTTTAATATCTGAGACAATAAATTTTTCTTCTATACTTTCGTCTCTTGTAACTGTAACTCCCAATGTACAAAAACTTATTTTAAATCTGTACTTTTCATTTTCTTTACAAACTAATGCACATATTGCAAGTTTAGATAATGCATTAGCTTTTCTAGTACCTATTTTTCTATAAAAAGAATACTTATAATCTTTTTTTGGTATCATAATATGAGTAAGTATTTCATCATTTTTTAATATGGTTTTACTTACTCCTGTTATAAAATCTTTTATTTTTACTTCTCTTTGTGAATTTTTACTTTTTAATATTAGAACTGCATCCATAGCATATAAAGAAGGAAGACTGTCTGCAGAAGGTGAGGCATTACAAATATTTCCGCCTATAGTGGCAATATTTCTAATAGGAGGTCCTGCTATTCCTGAGGCACTGTCTTTCAATACCTGAGGAGTTAAATCTGATTTAATAATTTCATCAAATGTAGTTAAGGCACCTATTATTATATTATTTTCATCTTCTTTTACGCCTTTTAATTCATCTATATCATTTATAAATAATATAGGCTTATCGAATTTAGCTATTAAATTGCTTCCTCTTAAATGTTCCACCATTAAATCTGTACCGCCTGCAAAAACTATAGAATCGTTTGCAGATCTGAAATCTAATGCTTCATTAATATTTTTAGCTTTTAAAGTTACTGCCATAAATTTTTACCCTCCTTAAAAGCCATATCGGAAGCTCTTAATACAGCACTTACTATATGATCATATCCAGTGCATCTGCATAAGTTTCCTGATAAACCTTTTCTTACTTCATATTCTGTAGGTTTTCCTTTAGTAGAGTTTAAAATAGCTTCGGATGACATTATCATTCCCGGAGTACAGAAACCGCATTGTACTGCACCTTCATCCATAAAAGCTTTTGTTACTATTTTACCTCTTTCTGTTTCTGTATATCCTTCTATTGTTATGATTTCTTTTCCATCGCATAAAATTATAGGTATTAAACAAGAGTTTACTACTTTTCCATTCATAAGCACGGCACAAGCTCCGCATTCTCCTTCTCCGCATCCTTCTTTAGTACCTGTAAGTTTTAATTCATCTCTTATAAAATCTATTAATCTAGTTAAAGGATCTAATTTTGTATTAATTTCATTTCCATTTACTTTAAATTTTATAGGCATTATATCACCTCCGCTATGTTTTCAGGCAGAATAGGAATTTTTGTAAAATGATGTTTCAAAGCATTTTCCATAGCAGATGCATAAGCACTTGCAGCACCGTCAAAAGTAATTTCTCCTATTCCTTTTGCACCAGAAGGACCATATTGATAAGGCTCTCCCATAATATATGTTTTTATTTCAGGCAAGTCTAAAGAAGTTGGTATCATATAATCAGACATTTTTACCTGTAAGAATCTTCCGTCTTTATTTACTATATTTTCTAAAGCACCCCAGCCAAGCGCCTGAGAAACACCGCCTTTTATCTGACCTTCAACTATTTTTTCATCTATTGGATATCCGCAGTCAAATACAGCCCATACACCTACGATTTTTACTTCTAATGTAAATTTATCTATTTCTACTTCAACAACATTTATTCCAAGTCCGTAAGTAGGGTAGGCATCTCCTCTTAAATTAGTACTATCCCAATCAACTAAATGCGAAGGGTGTTTATATTCTTCTATTATTTCTATTTCTTCAGATTCATTCCATTTATCTTTTAATTTTTTACATGCTTCCTGTATTAAATATCCAACTATCATAACTGAACGTGAAGCTACTGTAGGACCTGTATTTGGAATTACATTTGTATCATATACAGATATATCCACATCTTCCAATGGTATTTGAAGATTATAAGCAGCTATTTTTCTGAATGTGGTATGAAGTCCCTGACCTATTTCTGTATTTGATGTCAGTATTGTTACTTTATTTCCTTTTTTCTTTAACTTTAATTTAGCTTTGATTATATCTCTTTCTCCGCTTCCTGTGAAAGCACATCCATGCAAGAAACAAGATATTCCTATTCCTCTGTACATATCATCTTTATATTTTTTTACTTTGTTTTCATAATCAGATTCTTTTAAAGCTAAATCAAGCATTTTAGGAAGTATTATATTATCATGAAATATTCCGCCTGTTATGGTAGGATCATTTTGTTTTACGAAATATTTTCTTTTAAGCTCTATAGGATCAACATTTATTTTATTAGCTATATTATCCATAGTTCTTTCTATAGCAAATATAGCCTGAGGTCCGCCGAATCCTCTGAATGCACAGCTAGGTACATTATTAGTACAGTATAATCTTCCCAAAACTCTAACATTAGGGAAATGATATACATTAGCAGCAGTGTAAGTACATCTTTGCATAATAACTCTTGAGCTTGATTCATAAGCACCAGCATCCATATCTGAAACTACATCAAGAGCAATGATATTATTATTTTCATCAAGAGCAATTTTAGTTGTGATTTGAGCAGGCTGTCTTTTTACACTATAAGCTAAATCAAATTGTCTGTCTAATATAAGTTTAACTGTTTTTTTTAGTTTATGTACGGCAACAGCAACTGCAGCGGATAGTATATCAGGATAATGTTCTTTTCCTCCGAATCCTCCGCCTATAGTAGGTGATATTACCCTTACCTTTGAATCTTCAACACCAAGAACAGGAGCAACTGCCTTTTGTACATAATATGGACATTGTGTAGATGAATATAAAGTTACTCCGTCATTTTCCCAAACACCTACAGTTCCATTAACTTCCATATATAAATGTTCTTGATATGGTGTATGATATGTTTCTTCTATTATTGTTTTAGCTTTTTTGAAAGCTTCATCAACATCGCCGTATCCTGCTTTAAATGAAATGAATATATTATCATCTCCATATATAGGACCGCCTAGTAATTTTTTGGAGTCTTCTATATTTAATACAGGTTCTAAATCTTCATATTCTATTGTAACTTTTTCGGCTATATCATATACTACATTTTTATCAGGGCCTACAATAAGAAGTATTGTTTCTCCAATATATCTAACATTATCATCAGCAAAAGGACGCCAGTCAGATATAATCATAGTAGCGGCATTTTTACCCGGAACATCTTTATAATCTATTACAGAATAACCTTCAGGAAGTTCAGGAATATTGATTTTTAGTATTTTTGCTCTTGCCTTTGTAGAATGAACTATTTTGGCATGCAGGACTTCTTTTCCAAAATCAATATCATTCAAATACTTAGTTTTTCCTGTTATCTTATCAAGAGCATCTACTCTTGATACAGAATTTTTCAATTCTTTAATTAGAGTTTCCATAAAATAGCCCTCAACTTATTATTTAATTTAAATATTGTTAATATTTATAATATATCAATAGTAAAATATTAATATATTATAGATATTGACAAGCTATAAATAAACTAGATAATTATATATTTTAGTTATATAAATATCTAGTTCATTTATATACTACTAAAATTATTTTACTACTCTAGTACCAGTTTTTCCATTGATAGCATCTTTAGCTTTTTCTAATAATGTTATCATAGCTTCTTTTCCAGTAGCTTCAACAAACTGCATACAAGCCTGTACTTTTGGAAGCATAGAACCAGGAGCAAACTGACCGTCATCGCAATGTTTTTTAGCTTCTGCTATAGTCATAGAATCAAGCCATTTAACATCAGGTTTTCCGAAGTTAACAGCAACTTTTTCAACAGCTGTTAAAATGATAAGCATATCAGCATTAAGTTCTTTAGCAAGTACAGAAGCAGCAAAGTCTTTATCTATAACAGCAGCCATACCTTTTAAGTGATTGCCTATTCTTATTACAGGTATTCCGCCGCCGCCGCAGCAAATTACTAATGCTTTTTCATTAAGCATAGCATTGATTGCAGTACTTTCAGCTATAGCAACAGGTTTTGGAGAAGCAACAACTCTTCTATATCCTCTTCCTGCATCTTCTTTTACTATCCAACCTAATTCTTTAGCTTTTGCTTCGCCTTCTTCCTTAGTCATAAACTGACCTATAGGTTTAGTAGGATTTTTGAAAGCAGGATCATTTTCATCAACTACTACTTGTGTAATTAATGTAGCAATTGGCGGAACTGTAATATTTCTATTAGAGAACTCTTCCATAATAGCATTCTGCAAGTCATAACCAATATAAGCCTGACTCATAGCAACACATACTGATAAAGGTATAGGATTACCTGTATTATGATTGTTAGTGTATTCATTCATAGCATTATTTATGAATCCAACTTGAGGTCCATTACCATGAGCTACAATTACTTCACATCCGCTTTCTACTAAATCTACTATATTTTTAGCAGTGATTTTTACAGCTTCCATTTGCTCAGCAAGAGTATCACCTAAAGCATTTCCTCCCAAAG is a genomic window containing:
- a CDS encoding FAD binding domain-containing protein, which encodes MAVTLKAKNINEALDFRSANDSIVFAGGTDLMVEHLRGSNLIAKFDKPILFINDIDELKGVKEDENNIIIGALTTFDEIIKSDLTPQVLKDSASGIAGPPIRNIATIGGNICNASPSADSLPSLYAMDAVLILKSKNSQREVKIKDFITGVSKTILKNDEILTHIMIPKKDYKYSFYRKIGTRKANALSKLAICALVCKENEKYRFKISFCTLGVTVTRDESIEEKFIVSDIKEWKNNIKSIQEAYSSIMNPRNSARSTALYRKKCALNLIEYFLDNINL
- the hydE gene encoding [FeFe] hydrogenase H-cluster radical SAM maturase HydE translates to MININKAKEIINKIEIEEKISKEDALTLLSSFEYDNNINIKKLNEEEKVEVKNLKEYLRLKAREKADKVFGKYVFMRGLIEFTNYCKNDCIYCGIRKSNKNAERYRLDKEDILSCCELGYEIGFRTFVLQGGEDPYYNLEIMSDIVEAIKTKYPDCALTLSIGEKEEEYYKALKEKGANRFLLRHETSDDIHYSKLHPTDMSLENRKKCLRTLKKLGYQTGTGIMVGSPHQTLENIADDFVFMQEIKPEMIGIGPFLPHKDTPFANEKKGELELTLILISILRLIFPLSLIPATTALGTIKEGGREMGILCGANVVMPNLSPMSVRKKYLLYNDKLATGTESAEGVKSLRINMENIGYILTGMRGDFDINRHS
- a CDS encoding (2Fe-2S)-binding protein, with product MPIKFKVNGNEINTKLDPLTRLIDFIRDELKLTGTKEGCGEGECGACAVLMNGKVVNSCLIPIILCDGKEIITIEGYTETERGKIVTKAFMDEGAVQCGFCTPGMIMSSEAILNSTKGKPTEYEVRKGLSGNLCRCTGYDHIVSAVLRASDMAFKEGKNLWQ
- a CDS encoding TrkH family potassium uptake protein, which gives rise to MKNIFNNKLNNPSNPNKTFIQAIDEFLRRISNLIAIAGSIFAIFVLLMQVRQINVYNFYIYNYDKIINIITICFVFILIDQIRIAPRKLYIVVPIIQLIGLLLLNFFSRKYYDVYANRIIWTIAGSILFFLVIVINWLRLSYSKFTLYQMIIASFIFVITLGSLLLYLPLSTVTGKLSFVDALFTATSAVCVTGLSVIDISKEFTLFGQIVLITLIQIGGLGIMSISAIVLLFSISKGSVQDRVRTLEMFNTQNKDIIQSTIKVIFLSTFLIELLGAVSLFTVIDTNDRLGMRIFSSVFHSISAFCNAGFSLYTDNLHQYSANVVVNVTIMLLITLGGIGYPVMLTVTRAIINKFKGKRYVFDVQARIVIFTSILLIILGSAFIFFNEYSNSLKDLPLKEKILVSLFQSVSPRTAGFETIAYSSMSSVTIGVVIFLMFVGASPNSTGGGVKTTTLFVFMFSVITAIFNRPYIVVNGRKIKDDTVNKSVAIVTLAIAISVLASFIMFYIEKSNSMMPILFEAVSAISTVGLSLGITPTVTIWSKLILIVLMFIGRVGYLTLFMSIGSINQGKYGIIDLPTGEVTIG
- a CDS encoding uracil-xanthine permease family protein, which produces MSTNEKTQDVLFQYEGMPKMSQAFPLAIQHVVAMIVGCVTPALIVSSAAGLKSGSPEQILLVQSSLVFAAISTIIMLFPIPITKNYHIGARLPMIMGVSFAYVSTMQSIARGPEGTGLGVRGLAIIFGAQIIGGIIAIVFGFAVDKIRKLFPPLIAGTVVFTVGLSLYPTAVRYMAGGSTLYKINGEVVPFGSWQYWAVAGITLVAVIFFNQFTKGFLKLASVLFGLIVGYIAAFFFGMINFASVVNAGVFQAPKLIPFGIEFDPSAAIAIALLFAVNSVQAIGDFSATTSGSPIGRMPTDQELKCGITAYGLTNMLCSVFGCLPTATYSQNVGIVVTTKVINRIVLGIAAIIILIAGLFPKFSALLTTIPSCVLGGATIMVFASIAMTGIKLVFTENMGPRNTLIVGLAVALGMGTVQVGGALDTFPAWAKTVFGSSPVVIATCVAIILNVILPKEEAKK
- the hydG gene encoding [FeFe] hydrogenase H-cluster radical SAM maturase HydG, yielding MSSTTLFKYDSKSRNANEFINDEEILKTISQVESGNYNIRDILDKAKEMKGLEPNEALALLLCDDKDAENEMFEIAKKIKLEIYGKRIVLFAPLYLSNYCINGCVYCPYHAKNKHIARKQLTQDEIRAEVIALQDMGHKRLALETGEDPDYASMEYLLESIKTIYSIKHKNGAIRRVNVNIAATTVENYKKLKDAGIGTYVLFQETYHKPTYEKVHPSGPKSNYEYHTEAMDRAMEGGIDDVGIGVLFGLYNYKYDFTAMLYHAKHLEDTFGCGPHTISVPRIRPADDVDVKNFHNAITDSLFKKIVAVLRIAVPYTGIIVSTRESQKSREEVLEVGVSQISGGSRTSVGGYVEEEEENSKQFEISDNRSLDDIIKWLSDIDYLPSFCTACYREGRTGDRFMAFAKSGQIKNFCQANAIITLKEYENDYAKEETKKSIDKVIINEIEKVPNEKVKAKLVDSLKGIDEGRRDFKF
- the hydF gene encoding [FeFe] hydrogenase H-cluster maturation GTPase HydF, which gives rise to MNDTPNSNRTHIAIFGRRNAGKSSIINAIANQYIAIVSNTAGTTTDPVKKAIEINGIGACTIVDTAGFDDDGELGALRIERTKKIMESSDIALFVFDASFINNDYSLELKWKNKLESLEIPIIAVLNKIDLNADYKNIEQNIKEIFNLETVSISAYNKINIDKLIDAIKLTIPKTEEISITGHIIKEDDIVMLVMPQDIQAPKGRLILPQVQTIRDILDNKAVIIASTFDKFENALKALSKAPKVIITDSQVFKEVEKLKPKESLLTSFSVLFARYKGDEKIYKKGADFIDNLTKDSKILIAESCTHIPLEGDIGRVKIPNLLKNKFGFEFDIDYVAGNDFPNDLSKYDLVIHCGGCMGTRKHILNRIRICEEQNIPITNYGMTIAKINGVQYI
- the yqeC gene encoding selenium cofactor biosynthesis protein YqeC produces the protein MSEIIIVCGAGGKTSYIRQIAEDNKDKKVVITTTTKIFKPKNYTETINNHSFDNDNIIVLGKEYDEKKLMYAGDVELENAIKYADIVLIEADGAKYHPLKIPNAEEPVIPKFLYARISQIVIIMGLHSLGRKFKEVCFRYNLCSEIEPERIVDLDTINYIADKYYINKLRCKCSNIKLYLNDFSKNNYIYYKKTAFIILASGKSERFNGNKLIHKFKSLDNKTLFEKTIDKISDVRKLFKENEKLKNIETFVIVVSVYDDIINKKFENKDYYAFYNDNRNEGISASIKLGINEALKLKADSFAFFVCDMPFLESNDIFNMLKYFYYSHKNIGAMFTDNRPSNPAIFSSKYINDILSLENDVGAIRIIKKNIEDCFFYTIDENKLKDIDTREDLL